A portion of the Pedobacter cryoconitis genome contains these proteins:
- a CDS encoding DEAD/DEAH box helicase, producing the protein MMVEKVLGNLKIASLNEMQLAAIAATAKGKDVVLLAPTGSGKTLGFLLPVLKNLDAATKGVQALILVPSRELALQIEQVFKQMGTGFKVNCCYGGHPVKTERNNFEQPPAVLIGTPGRIAYHLRKENFDESSITTLVLDEFDKALEFGFQEDMAYIIGNMRSLKQRMLTSATQMEAIPDFTGLKSSVEINFLKDVKVAPDLKLKKVMTTAEDKLDTLFELICKIGNKTTLIFCNHRETVDRISDLLIDKDLAHDIFHGGMEQDERERALLKFRNGSIKILITTDLASRGLDIPEVEYIIHYQLPYTEDAFLHRNGRTARMNAKGTSYLMMTEEDKYPFLKSDIEIEKLKGNYQLPKDSQWQTLYIAAGKKDKVNKIDIVGLLLKKGGLEKDDVGLIEVKDQSSYVAVKRSMVPKILAALANEKIKNKKVKIEVAM; encoded by the coding sequence ATGATGGTAGAAAAGGTATTGGGTAATTTAAAAATCGCTTCTTTGAATGAAATGCAGTTGGCAGCAATTGCCGCTACAGCTAAAGGAAAGGATGTAGTTTTACTTGCACCAACAGGTTCTGGTAAAACTCTTGGCTTCTTATTGCCAGTTTTAAAAAATTTAGATGCAGCTACAAAAGGGGTACAAGCGTTGATATTGGTTCCTTCAAGGGAACTTGCTTTACAAATTGAGCAGGTATTTAAACAAATGGGTACTGGTTTTAAAGTGAACTGCTGTTATGGTGGTCACCCTGTGAAAACAGAAAGAAACAACTTTGAGCAACCTCCTGCGGTACTGATTGGTACACCCGGAAGGATTGCTTATCACCTTAGAAAAGAAAACTTTGACGAATCATCTATAACTACACTGGTACTGGATGAATTTGATAAAGCCCTTGAATTTGGGTTCCAGGAAGATATGGCCTATATTATTGGCAACATGCGTTCCTTAAAACAACGTATGCTTACTTCTGCAACACAAATGGAGGCTATTCCTGATTTTACAGGACTTAAGTCTTCTGTAGAAATCAATTTTCTGAAGGATGTAAAAGTTGCACCGGATTTGAAACTGAAAAAGGTAATGACTACCGCAGAAGATAAACTGGATACTTTATTTGAACTGATCTGTAAAATAGGAAATAAAACTACATTGATCTTTTGTAACCACAGAGAAACTGTAGACCGGATCAGTGATTTGCTGATTGATAAAGATCTTGCACATGATATTTTTCATGGCGGGATGGAGCAGGATGAAAGAGAGCGTGCTTTACTTAAATTCAGGAATGGTAGTATTAAAATATTAATTACAACCGATCTGGCTTCACGCGGACTGGATATTCCGGAAGTAGAATATATTATTCACTATCAATTACCTTATACAGAAGATGCTTTTTTGCATAGAAATGGCCGTACAGCACGGATGAATGCCAAAGGGACTTCCTATCTGATGATGACTGAGGAAGACAAATACCCTTTCCTGAAAAGTGATATAGAGATTGAAAAATTAAAAGGTAATTATCAATTACCAAAAGATAGTCAGTGGCAGACTTTATACATTGCTGCGGGTAAAAAAGATAAAGTCAACAAAATTGACATTGTAGGTCTGCTGCTTAAAAAAGGTGGACTGGAAAAGGACGATGTTGGCTTGATCGAAGTTAAAGACCAGAGTTCATATGTAGCTGTAAAACGCAGTATGGTTCCTAAGATTCTGGCAGCTCTGGCTAATGAGAAAATAAAAAACAAGAAAGTGAAGATAGAAGTAGCGATGTAA
- a CDS encoding glycoside hydrolase family 15 protein produces MDRHTYQTGIIGNCAFLAHINKNTNIDWLCWPRFDSSFVFGGLLDKEQGGEFSILPEGEYTSDQHYVENTNILSTTITSEEGTYRITDFAPRFYQHERFYKPLMLIRKIEPLEGNPRIKVVCDPVFNYGEGKQQGSRGSNHIQFTGAENDMQLSTNISLSYIEDEKYFALNDTKYLILTYGHDLDAPIESTAERFLTETRKYWRTWIKHSTIAGFHQSLVIRSALVLKIHQYEDTGAIIAASTTSLPESPGSTRNWDYRYCWMRDTYYVITALNHIGHFEEMERYFNYITDISFRDDKRYQPLFGIAGERVLTERILTNLKGYMGNQPVRVGNQAYEHIQNDIYGQVLISMLPLYTDNRFVFTERKDSAIWLDYLLTKIESTIDEKDAGIWEFRNLANMHCYTNLFQWAGANAALKMAKTIGNKEFEERAGLLIDRASAHIEACYDPERKVYNHAVGSAHLDASTLQLILMNYLDPDSQRAKDHLIALEQELKGANGLFYRYRHTDDFGKPKTTFLICAFWYVEALAIVGRLDDAVREFESLVGYGNHLDLFAEDVDEKDGSQWGNFPQAYSHVGLMNAAHRIAIKLDKPAFL; encoded by the coding sequence ATGGACAGACATACCTATCAGACAGGAATAATTGGAAATTGCGCCTTCCTGGCGCATATCAACAAAAACACTAATATTGATTGGTTATGCTGGCCAAGATTTGACAGTTCCTTTGTTTTCGGCGGCCTGCTCGACAAAGAACAAGGGGGAGAATTCTCCATTTTACCTGAAGGAGAATATACCTCAGACCAACACTACGTAGAAAATACGAACATTCTCAGCACAACAATTACCAGTGAAGAAGGTACCTACCGGATTACAGATTTTGCACCCAGATTTTATCAGCATGAGCGTTTTTATAAACCGTTAATGTTAATCCGTAAAATTGAACCACTGGAAGGAAACCCAAGAATTAAAGTAGTCTGCGACCCGGTTTTCAATTATGGTGAAGGCAAACAGCAAGGTTCCAGAGGCAGCAATCATATCCAGTTTACTGGTGCTGAGAACGATATGCAGTTAAGCACTAACATTTCACTTTCCTATATAGAAGACGAAAAGTATTTTGCACTCAATGATACGAAATACCTCATTCTTACTTATGGGCACGATTTAGATGCACCGATTGAAAGTACAGCGGAAAGATTTTTGACTGAAACCAGGAAATACTGGCGTACCTGGATTAAACATTCTACTATAGCCGGCTTCCATCAATCCCTGGTTATCCGCTCTGCGTTGGTGCTTAAAATCCACCAATACGAAGACACAGGAGCGATTATCGCAGCCAGCACCACTAGTTTACCGGAATCTCCGGGAAGTACCCGTAATTGGGACTACAGGTACTGCTGGATGAGAGATACCTATTACGTGATTACCGCACTGAACCATATCGGCCATTTTGAAGAAATGGAACGCTATTTCAACTATATCACAGATATTTCCTTCAGAGATGACAAGCGTTATCAACCACTTTTTGGTATTGCAGGCGAGCGAGTGCTTACAGAGCGTATCCTGACTAACCTGAAGGGCTATATGGGCAATCAACCAGTGCGTGTAGGGAATCAGGCTTACGAACATATTCAGAATGATATCTACGGACAGGTATTAATTTCTATGCTGCCTTTGTATACAGACAACCGGTTTGTTTTTACGGAGCGTAAGGATTCTGCGATCTGGCTTGATTACTTGTTGACAAAGATTGAAAGCACTATAGACGAAAAGGATGCCGGGATCTGGGAATTCAGGAACCTGGCCAATATGCATTGTTACACGAACTTATTTCAGTGGGCAGGTGCGAATGCAGCTTTAAAAATGGCCAAAACTATTGGCAATAAAGAATTTGAAGAGCGGGCAGGATTATTAATTGATAGAGCTTCGGCACACATAGAAGCTTGTTATGATCCGGAAAGAAAAGTCTACAACCATGCTGTGGGCAGTGCACATCTGGATGCGAGTACTTTACAATTAATCCTGATGAATTATCTCGATCCTGATTCACAGCGTGCAAAAGACCATTTGATTGCTTTGGAACAGGAACTTAAAGGTGCCAATGGTTTGTTTTACCGTTACCGTCATACAGACGATTTTGGTAAGCCTAAAACTACTTTCCTGATCTGTGCCTTTTGGTATGTGGAGGCACTTGCCATAGTGGGCAGATTGGATGATGCAGTCAGAGAATTTGAATCATTGGTCGGCTATGGTAATCACCTTGATCTTTTTGCAGAAGATGTAGATGAAAAAGATGGCAGTCAATGGGGTAATTTCCCGCAAGCTTATAGTCATGTAGGTTTGATGAATGCTGCACATCGGATTGCTATTAAATTAGACAAGCCCGCTTTCTTATAG
- a CDS encoding bifunctional alpha,alpha-trehalose-phosphate synthase (UDP-forming)/trehalose-phosphatase: protein MVNKTIIVSNRLPVKIVEENGEYLLSPSEGGLATGLGSVYKKGDNIWVGWPGIEVPEDRQQEVTEKLAELNLIPVFLTPDEINLYYEGFSNEVLWPVFHYMVTYAHFEQTYWDFYQSVNDKFKAVVTAQLNEGDTVWVHDYQLLLLPQLIRDAQPHVTIGFFQHIPFPSYEMFRLIPWREELIGGMFGADLLGFHTFDDVRHFLSAASRLSTAKVSNNVITYKDRQVVVEAFPMGIDANKFESLTHDPVVAEHVVSLKETMQECKIILTIDRLDYSKGILQRLQAYELLLETHPEYIEQLSLYMIVVPSRDTVAQYRELKDQIDQLVGNINAHFRTLNWLPVHYFYRSFPVEFLSALYYTADICLVTPMRDGMNLVSKEYVASRAGNTGVLILSEMAGASKELNDALIVNPNNIGDVMRAIVEAINMPVEEQKRRMSVMRGIVKKFDIHLWVKNFMDKLDEVKQMQESLLTKHAVKAIREQIGVAYAKAADRYIFLDYDGTLVGFNGDIDKASPDKELYDILEQLAADPANQVVIVSGRRHETLESWFGHLKIGLIAEHGAWQKHYQQEWKSLPLLTNRWKQEISAVLDTYTDRTPGSFIEEKSYSLVWHYRKVEEGLGELRANEIINHLGATVADKGLQMMPGNKVIEFKNIEVNKGKAALAWLYGSHPDFVIALGDDHTDEDIFKALKPEDYTIKVGSNISAARYYLRDFVEVREFLKTLSKS from the coding sequence ATGGTGAATAAAACAATTATAGTTTCGAATAGATTACCCGTAAAAATAGTAGAAGAAAATGGGGAATATCTCCTGAGTCCAAGTGAAGGAGGTTTAGCTACCGGTTTAGGATCGGTTTATAAAAAAGGAGATAATATCTGGGTAGGATGGCCTGGAATTGAGGTCCCGGAAGACCGGCAGCAAGAAGTAACTGAAAAGCTTGCTGAACTCAATCTGATCCCTGTATTTTTAACTCCCGATGAAATCAATCTTTATTATGAAGGATTTTCCAACGAAGTTTTGTGGCCGGTATTTCACTATATGGTTACCTATGCCCATTTTGAACAAACATACTGGGATTTTTATCAAAGTGTAAATGATAAGTTTAAAGCAGTAGTCACTGCACAACTGAACGAAGGCGATACTGTCTGGGTACACGATTACCAGCTTTTATTACTTCCTCAATTGATAAGAGACGCACAACCTCATGTGACCATTGGTTTCTTCCAGCATATTCCTTTTCCTTCATATGAGATGTTCCGTCTTATTCCATGGCGGGAAGAGCTGATTGGCGGAATGTTTGGAGCCGACTTGCTTGGTTTCCACACTTTTGATGACGTCAGACATTTTCTGAGTGCAGCTTCACGTTTATCCACGGCAAAAGTATCCAATAATGTAATCACCTATAAAGACAGGCAGGTCGTAGTAGAAGCCTTCCCTATGGGAATTGATGCAAATAAATTTGAAAGCCTGACGCATGATCCGGTTGTGGCCGAACATGTTGTTTCTCTTAAAGAGACGATGCAGGAGTGTAAGATCATTTTAACCATTGACAGGCTTGATTATAGCAAAGGCATATTGCAACGTTTACAGGCTTATGAACTGCTGCTGGAAACTCATCCTGAATATATAGAACAGTTATCATTGTATATGATCGTTGTCCCATCCAGAGATACTGTTGCGCAATACCGGGAATTAAAAGATCAGATTGATCAGCTCGTAGGTAATATCAATGCACATTTCAGAACTTTAAACTGGTTGCCGGTACATTATTTTTACCGTTCTTTCCCTGTGGAATTTTTATCTGCGCTTTATTATACTGCGGATATATGTTTGGTTACGCCAATGCGTGACGGCATGAACCTGGTCAGTAAAGAATATGTGGCCAGCAGAGCAGGCAATACCGGTGTGCTTATTTTGAGTGAAATGGCTGGTGCCTCAAAAGAACTGAATGATGCGCTGATTGTAAACCCGAATAATATAGGGGATGTGATGCGTGCTATCGTTGAGGCAATCAATATGCCTGTTGAAGAGCAAAAAAGAAGAATGTCAGTGATGAGAGGCATTGTAAAGAAATTTGATATACACCTTTGGGTAAAGAATTTTATGGATAAGTTAGATGAAGTTAAACAAATGCAAGAATCATTGTTAACTAAACATGCGGTAAAAGCGATAAGAGAACAGATAGGAGTGGCCTATGCAAAAGCTGCAGACCGTTATATTTTCCTGGATTATGATGGTACGCTGGTTGGTTTTAACGGAGATATTGATAAAGCTTCGCCCGATAAAGAATTATATGATATACTGGAACAATTAGCTGCTGACCCTGCAAATCAGGTCGTCATTGTGAGTGGACGCAGGCATGAAACATTGGAATCATGGTTTGGGCATTTAAAAATCGGGTTGATTGCTGAACATGGCGCGTGGCAGAAACATTATCAGCAAGAATGGAAATCTTTACCTTTGCTGACTAACCGCTGGAAACAGGAAATAAGCGCAGTACTGGATACTTATACAGACCGTACCCCCGGTTCTTTCATTGAAGAAAAGAGTTATTCACTGGTTTGGCATTACCGTAAAGTTGAAGAGGGCCTGGGAGAGCTCAGAGCGAATGAGATCATCAATCACCTGGGGGCAACAGTTGCCGATAAGGGCCTGCAAATGATGCCTGGCAATAAAGTGATTGAGTTTAAAAATATTGAAGTTAACAAGGGGAAAGCTGCTTTGGCCTGGTTATATGGCAGCCATCCTGATTTTGTGATTGCCTTGGGTGATGACCATACAGATGAGGATATCTTTAAGGCACTGAAGCCAGAGGATTATACAATTAAGGTAGGAAGTAACATTTCTGCTGCCAGATATTATTTAAGAGATTTTGTGGAAGTCCGCGAGTTTCTGAAAACACTGTCAAAAAGCTAA
- a CDS encoding ribonuclease H-like YkuK family protein: protein MTWKKFNGEVIHLPILEEVEKAIIRETEKGYHLKVCVGTDSQVKGAYTDFATVIVLLREQHGGFMYIHQEKTTQQMSIKERMLIEVQKSIETAYAVCDLLDLYDVDLEVHADINTNPMFKSNKALNEAMGYILSMGFIFKAKPEAFASSTCADKMVH, encoded by the coding sequence ATGACCTGGAAAAAATTCAACGGCGAAGTGATCCACTTGCCAATTTTAGAAGAAGTAGAAAAAGCTATCATCAGAGAAACCGAAAAAGGCTATCATCTTAAAGTATGCGTGGGTACAGATTCGCAGGTTAAAGGTGCTTACACTGATTTTGCTACTGTGATTGTTCTGTTGAGAGAACAACATGGAGGTTTCATGTACATCCATCAGGAAAAAACCACGCAGCAAATGAGTATTAAAGAAAGAATGCTTATTGAAGTACAAAAATCCATAGAAACTGCTTATGCAGTCTGTGATCTTCTGGACTTGTATGACGTGGATCTTGAAGTACATGCAGATATTAATACCAATCCTATGTTCAAGTCTAACAAAGCATTAAACGAGGCCATGGGATATATCCTAAGCATGGGGTTTATTTTCAAAGCGAAACCAGAGGCTTTTGCCAGCTCAACCTGTGCAGATAAGATGGTTCATTAG
- a CDS encoding porin: MKIKSFFTLSALTMSAATYAQETPTSSPLQISGSADVYYKYDFSKKPNIGTSFANDQNSVSIGMLDLALKKTTGKASFVGELSFGPRGQYGSIPNGEGETGNADNSFHIQNLYMSYAVTNKLALTAGYMSTFIGYEVIVPTGNFNYSTSYLFTNGPFQNAGIRANYTFTPKIALMVGLFNDWNAYKDVNGVTHFGAQLTVVPVDGWTAYLNLLTGRASGATGTGSIYDLTTSYQVTEKVKIGLNAADYSVTNNNGGYSGAALYLQNAFTANFSLGLRGEYFKTKDVPDLEGSNVKSITLTANLKAGGLTFIPEVRFDNGSTARFIKNNLDPTKNASQFSLAAVYAF, from the coding sequence ATGAAGATTAAATCTTTTTTCACGCTTTCTGCACTTACCATGAGCGCTGCCACATACGCTCAGGAAACGCCCACCTCATCGCCGTTGCAGATCTCGGGATCGGCAGATGTTTATTACAAGTATGATTTCTCTAAAAAACCGAATATTGGGACGAGCTTTGCGAATGATCAGAATTCAGTCTCTATCGGAATGCTTGACCTGGCTTTAAAGAAAACCACAGGAAAAGCATCATTTGTAGGGGAACTATCATTTGGCCCGCGCGGACAATATGGATCAATTCCCAATGGGGAAGGAGAAACCGGGAATGCTGACAATTCTTTTCATATACAGAATTTGTACATGTCCTATGCAGTGACTAATAAACTTGCGCTTACTGCTGGTTATATGAGCACATTTATTGGATATGAAGTTATCGTTCCTACTGGTAATTTTAATTATTCTACTTCATATCTTTTTACAAACGGCCCTTTTCAGAATGCGGGGATCAGAGCGAATTATACCTTCACTCCAAAAATTGCTTTAATGGTCGGGTTGTTTAATGACTGGAATGCTTATAAAGACGTGAATGGAGTGACGCATTTCGGAGCCCAGCTGACTGTTGTCCCTGTTGATGGATGGACAGCTTACCTGAATTTACTAACTGGAAGGGCATCGGGCGCTACAGGAACAGGGTCTATTTATGACCTGACTACATCTTATCAGGTCACAGAAAAAGTGAAAATTGGTTTAAATGCTGCTGATTATTCTGTAACGAATAACAATGGAGGATATAGTGGAGCTGCGCTTTATTTGCAAAATGCTTTTACTGCTAATTTTTCTTTAGGACTGAGAGGAGAGTATTTCAAAACGAAAGATGTTCCTGACCTTGAAGGGTCAAATGTTAAATCCATCACTTTAACTGCGAATTTAAAAGCCGGAGGGTTAACATTTATCCCTGAGGTCAGGTTTGATAATGGTTCTACAGCGAGGTTTATCAAGAATAATCTTGATCCTACAAAAAATGCTTCACAATTTTCATTAGCAGCGGTATATGCATTTTAA
- a CDS encoding ammonium transporter — MNKVLFKQVIPFIVLAIVAIAALFVPLHADFDAGKYNAADIAWILVATALVFLMTPGLAFFYGGMVHRKNVLSTMIKSIVSAGIISVLWVTVGFSLAFGESIHGLIGNPLTFLFFQGVNSGPAWSLAPTIPLTLFALFQLMFAIITPGLVVGAVAERIRFTSYILFIVLFAIFVYSPLAHWTWHPDGILFKMGVLDFAGGTVVHISAGMAALAGALVLKRRKVHQDHQEIPPANIPYVLIGTGLLWFGWFGFNAGSALGANSLAVSAFATTNIAAGAAGLSWMFFDVLMGKKPSVLGFCIGAVVGLVAITPGAGFVAIPHSIFIGVAAAIISNLAVMWKSKTSLDDTLDVFPCHGVGGIVGMLLTGVFATKTVNAAGADGLFYGNAAFFLTQLKGVLIVATFSFVVSFLIFKLINVIQPIRVTSEEEEEGLDASQHNEKYSQGTLIVSSTGLEMENSPLA, encoded by the coding sequence ATGAATAAAGTTCTATTTAAACAGGTAATTCCGTTCATTGTTCTTGCGATTGTCGCAATTGCAGCGCTTTTTGTTCCGTTACATGCCGATTTTGATGCTGGTAAATATAATGCCGCTGATATTGCATGGATTTTAGTGGCAACAGCATTAGTTTTTCTAATGACTCCAGGTCTGGCTTTTTTTTATGGAGGAATGGTCCACAGAAAGAATGTGCTTTCCACTATGATTAAAAGTATAGTCTCTGCCGGTATCATTAGTGTGCTATGGGTAACAGTAGGTTTTAGTCTTGCATTTGGAGAAAGTATCCATGGCCTGATAGGAAATCCATTGACTTTTCTGTTTTTCCAGGGGGTTAACTCTGGTCCGGCATGGAGCCTTGCACCAACGATTCCACTTACCTTATTTGCTTTGTTTCAGCTGATGTTTGCTATTATTACTCCCGGGTTGGTAGTAGGAGCTGTTGCTGAACGTATACGCTTCACCTCCTATATCTTATTTATAGTCTTGTTCGCCATCTTTGTTTATTCACCGCTGGCACACTGGACATGGCATCCTGATGGTATCCTGTTTAAAATGGGGGTACTGGATTTTGCTGGTGGTACAGTTGTTCATATTTCTGCAGGAATGGCCGCACTTGCGGGTGCACTTGTATTAAAGAGAAGAAAAGTTCACCAGGATCATCAGGAAATTCCACCTGCAAATATTCCTTACGTATTAATTGGCACAGGGCTACTATGGTTCGGCTGGTTTGGATTTAATGCGGGTTCTGCGTTAGGGGCAAATAGTCTGGCTGTATCTGCTTTTGCAACTACAAACATAGCAGCAGGAGCAGCAGGTCTTTCATGGATGTTTTTCGATGTATTAATGGGGAAAAAACCATCAGTACTTGGTTTTTGTATTGGAGCAGTAGTAGGTCTGGTAGCGATTACTCCTGGCGCAGGATTCGTGGCTATTCCGCATAGTATCTTTATAGGTGTTGCTGCAGCTATTATTTCTAACCTGGCAGTAATGTGGAAATCTAAAACCAGCCTTGATGATACATTGGATGTATTTCCTTGTCATGGTGTAGGTGGTATTGTGGGGATGTTGTTAACGGGGGTATTTGCAACTAAAACGGTAAATGCTGCAGGTGCTGATGGCTTGTTTTATGGAAATGCAGCTTTCTTTTTAACGCAGTTGAAAGGTGTATTGATTGTAGCAACCTTCAGCTTTGTGGTATCCTTCCTGATCTTTAAATTAATTAATGTAATTCAGCCGATCCGTGTGACCTCCGAAGAAGAAGAAGAAGGATTGGATGCAAGTCAGCATAATGAGAAATATTCTCAGGGTACTTTGATTGTCTCTTCAACCGGGCTTGAAATGGAGAACTCTCCATTGGCCTGA
- a CDS encoding SRPBCC family protein — protein sequence MKAFHLKFSQFLPISLPEAWDFFSSPMNLAKITPKEMAFTVTSPIQADEKMYPGMIITYKVSPVAGIKLNWMTEITQVSDQKYFIDEQRFGPYKFWHHQHHFKAVPGGVEMTDLLTYGLPMGIFGNIANSIFVARKLQQIFNFRRQKTIELFGDYTAAATSGTGT from the coding sequence ATGAAAGCATTTCACCTTAAATTCTCTCAATTCCTGCCAATTAGTCTGCCTGAAGCATGGGATTTCTTCTCTTCCCCGATGAATCTGGCTAAAATAACTCCTAAAGAGATGGCTTTTACAGTTACTTCTCCTATTCAAGCAGATGAAAAGATGTATCCTGGGATGATTATTACCTATAAGGTATCTCCAGTTGCTGGAATCAAATTAAACTGGATGACAGAAATCACCCAGGTATCAGATCAGAAATATTTTATTGACGAACAGCGATTTGGTCCTTACAAATTCTGGCACCATCAGCATCATTTCAAAGCTGTACCTGGAGGCGTAGAAATGACAGACTTGCTCACTTATGGATTACCCATGGGAATTTTCGGAAATATAGCCAATAGTATATTCGTAGCCCGCAAATTACAGCAGATCTTTAATTTCAGAAGGCAAAAGACAATTGAATTGTTCGGTGATTATACCGCAGCAGCGACCTCAGGTACTGGCACATAG
- a CDS encoding TIGR01212 family radical SAM protein (This family includes YhcC from E. coli K-12, an uncharacterized radical SAM protein.), with protein MGTPLDSGIKGYNNYGTHLKEKYKGQRVFKVIVDGGFTCPNRDGSKGYGGCTYCNVDSFTPELSRKLPTIREQLEQGMERGKGFYKADKFIVYFQPNTNTYAPVHYLKMMYDEALSINSEDVVGFSVGTRPDCIDAEKVALLESYADRFDVDLEMGMESIYDDTLNQINRGCSHAEFVAAVKLLDNSKLDLCVHTIFGFPWETEDMMLEYIHEINKFPKIKFVKFHHLHIVEGSIMGAKYKKEPFKLFTLEEYTDLLCKLIPLLRPDVVIQRLFGISDWDLLIAPNWGLNKSSIQTYIDREIEKRGIVQGSAYVPVPEVAAAV; from the coding sequence TTGGGAACTCCATTAGATTCAGGCATAAAAGGTTATAATAATTACGGTACTCACCTTAAGGAAAAGTATAAAGGACAGCGTGTGTTCAAAGTGATTGTTGATGGTGGGTTCACTTGCCCTAACCGTGATGGTAGTAAAGGATATGGAGGTTGTACCTATTGTAATGTAGATTCTTTTACGCCGGAGCTTTCCAGAAAGTTACCTACTATCAGGGAACAGCTGGAACAGGGAATGGAGCGTGGTAAAGGGTTTTATAAGGCAGATAAGTTCATTGTTTATTTTCAGCCGAATACGAATACTTATGCACCAGTGCATTATCTGAAAATGATGTATGATGAGGCTTTGTCTATTAATAGTGAAGATGTTGTCGGATTTTCTGTAGGAACACGTCCGGATTGTATTGATGCGGAAAAAGTAGCTTTGCTTGAAAGTTATGCTGATCGTTTTGATGTGGATCTGGAAATGGGTATGGAGTCCATTTATGATGATACATTAAACCAGATTAACAGGGGATGCAGCCATGCGGAGTTTGTAGCGGCTGTTAAATTACTGGATAATAGTAAGCTTGATCTTTGTGTGCATACGATTTTTGGCTTTCCCTGGGAAACTGAAGATATGATGCTGGAATATATTCATGAGATTAATAAGTTCCCGAAAATTAAGTTTGTAAAGTTTCACCACCTTCATATTGTCGAAGGGTCTATTATGGGCGCCAAGTATAAGAAAGAGCCTTTCAAATTATTTACGCTCGAAGAATATACAGATTTGCTGTGTAAATTGATTCCTTTATTAAGACCAGACGTCGTTATTCAGCGGTTGTTTGGTATTTCTGACTGGGATTTATTGATTGCTCCAAACTGGGGTTTAAATAAATCATCAATTCAAACTTATATTGACAGGGAAATCGAAAAAAGAGGGATAGTACAAGGTTCTGCCTATGTGCCAGTACCTGAGGTCGCTGCTGCGGTATAA